The following proteins are encoded in a genomic region of Montipora foliosa isolate CH-2021 chromosome 8, ASM3666993v2, whole genome shotgun sequence:
- the LOC137967464 gene encoding uncharacterized protein yields the protein MEESIVKEFLIGAGYNQQAVRKYKTLRAWEHKEGFIQLSKIYLLPNHKDIWAVRGSCNPSFWTDNEESKVMYLVLESSTNKPVYSYCTCTVGLRGDCSHIGALMFVLSDIVAEGKEQLTSDPTCTDLPCSWSDPKGAKVEPVLVEDINFYKAKFGKEPPRKKVKPSPAVTEKHYGIDNQTKLNIEQHKINLKMNICLANQGNSLPPIYHILGNKTDNHPFVAATHELPHTMEADDINIVYSREIEVETEEENTENITSPIKNHPASLHDIFSKAESIMDRIRVDDEKAREIEECTRDQSQSSMWFAHRAPRITASKCKHALMKETTSPSKAMGEILYNSSYQSEHMRDGIKSESEIIKQYSKQTGNTVQQCGFFVSKSHPFLGASLDGLIGRDGTIEVKKIHPRKGETLESALLRLNIIKRTDGCLSVNKNHQYYYQMQQQLFCAERKWVDFVASDGYALFVRRILLDHDFWSRNLARLERFYYNVILLELAYPRVKDGLERIGKCGIDFSTLSALRKQ from the exons ATGGAGGAATCCATAGTGAAAGAGTTTTTAATCGGAGCTGGCTACAATCAGCAAGCAGTTAGAAAATATAAAACGCTTCGTGCATGGGAGCACAAGGAAGGATTCATTCAGTTAAGTAA AATTTATCTGCTACCAAATCACAAAGACATTTGGGCTGTCAGAGGGAGTTGTAATCCTTCGTTCTGGACCGACAATGAGGAAAGCAAAGTCATGTACTTGGTGCTCGAAAGTTCCACTAACAAGCCAGTATATTCTTACTGTACATGCACTGTTGG tTTGAGAGGAGATTGCAGCCATATTGGAGCATTGATGTTTGTACTAAGTGATATTGTTGCTGAGGGAAAGGAGCAATTGACATCAGACCCAACGTGCACTGATTTGCCATGTTCTTGGTCAGACCCTAaag GTGCAAAAGTTGAACCAGTACTGGTAGAGGATATAAACTTCTACAAAGCTAAGTTTGGCAAGGAGCCTCCTCGTAAGAAAGTAAAGCCTTCTCCAGCAGTAACAGAAAAACATTATGGTATTGATAATCAAACCAAACTGAACATTGAGCAACATAAGATAAACTTAAAGATGAACATTTGTCTTGCAAATCAAGGGAATTCATTACCACCAATATATCACATACTAGGAAATAAGACTGACAATCATCCTTTTGTAGCAGCCACTCATGAATTACCTCATACTATGGAAGCTGATGACATAAACATTGTTTACAGTCGTGAAATTGAAGTGGAAACTGAAGAGGAAAATACAGAAAACATTACAAGTCCTATCAAGAACCATCCAGCATCTTTGCATGACATTTTCTCAAAAGCTGAATCAATAATGGACAGAATTCGTGTTGATGATGAGAAGGCTAGAGAGATTGAGGAGTGTACTCGAGATCAGTCACAAAGCTCCATGTGGTTTGCCCATCGGGCTCCTAGAATTACTGCCTCTAAATGCAAGCATGCACTaatgaaagaaacaacaagcCCCTCAAAAGCTATGGGCGAAATCCTGTACAACAGCAGCTATCAGTCAGAGCATATGAGAGATGGCATTAAATCTGAATCAGAAATAATCAAACAGTACTCCAAACAAACTGGCAATACTGTACAACAGTGTGGATTTTTTGTTTCCAAGTCACACCCATTTTTGGGTGCTTCTCTAGATGGCCTTATAGGTAGGGATGGAACAATTGAAGTTAAGAAAATTCACCCAAGAAAGGGAGAAACACTGGAAAGTGCTCTCCTCAGGCttaacattattaaaagaaCTGATGGCTGTTTGTCTGTGAATAAAAATCATCAATATTATTACCAAATGCAACAACAGCTGTTTTGTGCTGAAAGGaagtgggttgactttgttgcgTCTGATGGTTATGCATTATTTGTAAGGCGCATTCTACTTGATCATGATTTTTGGAGCAGAAATTTGGCAAGACTTGAAAGGTTTTACTACAATGTAATTTTGTTAGAGCTAGCATATCCAAGAGTGAAAGATGGGCTTGAGAGAATAGGTAAATGTGGTATTGATTTTTCAACTCTCTCTGCCTTGAGAAAGCAATAA